One window of Populus nigra chromosome 5, ddPopNigr1.1, whole genome shotgun sequence genomic DNA carries:
- the LOC133695189 gene encoding uncharacterized protein LOC133695189 → MERSTPVRKPHTSTADLLTWSETPPPDSPSVGSAPRPTRSHQPSDGISKVVFGGQVTEEEFESLNKRKPCSGYKMKEMTGSGIFAANGEDDTAESGSANPIPNSKTGLRMYQQAIAGISHISFAEDDSVSPKKPTTLPEVAKQRELSGTLESESDAKLKKQISDAKSKELSGHDIFAPPPEILPRPTTVRALALQESIQLGEPSPHDPVGGQQPSEESVVKTAKKINNQKFNELSGNDIFKGDAPPSSAEKPLSVAKLREMSGNDIFADGKVESRDFLGGVRKPPGGESSIALV, encoded by the exons atggagAGGAGCACTCCGGTTAGGAAACCACACACTTCCACTGCAGATCTGCTCACGTGGTCCGAGACTCCGCCACCTGATTCTCCCTCCGTTGGCTCCGCTCCTCGCCCTACTCGGTCCCACCAG CCTTCAGATGGGATCAGTAAGGTGGTGTTTGGAGGCCAAGTTACCGAGGAGGAGTTCGAGAGCTTAAATAAACG GAAACCTTGTTCTGGGTATAAAATGAAGGAGATGACTGGCAGTGGCATTTTTGCAGCCAATGGAGAAGATGATACTGCCGAATCTGGCAGTGCCAACCCTATTCCTAACAGCAAAACAGGATTGCGAATGTACCAG CAAGCAATTGCTGGAATCAGTCACATTTCATTTGCAGAGGATGATAGTGTTTCTCCCAAAAAGCCTACTACTCTGCCCGAGGTAGCAAAACAACGGGAGTTAAGTGGAACCTTAGAAAGTGAATCCGATGCCAAGTTGAAGAAGCAGATCTCCGATGCCAAGTCCAAAGAGCTCAGTGGACATGACATCTTTGCACCCCCTCCTGAAATTTTACCACGGCCGACAACTGTGCGTGCTTTGGCTTTGCAAGAAAGCATCCAATTGGGTGAACCGTCTCCGCATGAT CCTGTTGGAGGTCAGCAGCCTAGCGAGGAATCAGTAGTGAAGACagcaaagaaaattaataatcagAAATTCAATGAACTTTCTGGAAATGACATATTCAAAGGTGATGCTCCTCCATCATCTGCAGAGAAACCTCTGAGCGTGGCAAAATTGCGAGAGATGAGCGGCAATGATATATTTGCTGATGGGAAGGTAGAGTCTCGAGACTTCCTAGGTGGCGTACGGAAGCCCCCTGGCGGCGAGAGCAGCATTGCCCTGGTTTAA